TTTCAGGTAAAACACAAGCGGAAGCGAAATATCAATTTGACACAAAAAATATTGACGTTTTAAGAATAGGACTGGAACGGGCAAAAGAAGATTTGGATAGAGCCAAAACGCAGTTTGCCGGTGGTGTTGCTACAAAAGAACAATTTGACCATTTTAAAAAAGCATACGAAACAGCAGAAGCCCAATACGAAGCGTCTAAAGCACAACTTGCCGTTTCAAAATCACAAATAGAAAGTGCGCAAGCTGCTATTTCATCTTCCGACGCTCAAATTAATTTAATAAACACTCAATTAAAAAACACACGTATTTACGCGCCTGACAATGGCGTGATTGCAAAACGCTGGCTTTTGCCCGGAGATATTGCAAACGCCGGACAATCTATTTTTACATTGAATAATGACTCTCGTTTTTGGGTAAATGTATTTTTGGAAGAAACCAAAATGGAAAAATTACATATTGGTGAAAAAGTTTTATTTACATTAGATATGTATCCTGATGTAACATTTCAAGGAAATATATTTGAAATAGGATCTACTACAGCTTCTCAATTTTCATTAATTCCTCCAAGCAACGCTTCGGGTAATTTTACTAAAGTTACGCAGCGTATTCCACTTAAAGTTTCTATCGATCAGGTAGAAAAAGGGAAAAAATTATCGGATTATCACTTGACTACAGGAATGTCTGCCGTTGTAAAAATTGTTAGATAATGATTGAGAATATCACTGTGTTGCATCGTATTAGGCGTAACACAAGAACCCGAAATTCATACTATCATCCTCGACACCGTTTGTATAAATGGTTTGTACTTGGAAATATAATGCTGGGTACATTTATGGCTGTGCTTGACAGTACCATCGTAAATGTAAGTTTACCTAAAATTATGTCATCTTTTGGTGTGGGATTATCAACAATAGAATGGGTTATTACCGCTTATATGTTAGCTATGGCGGCAATGCTTCCTACTTCAGGTTGGCTTGCAGATAAATTCGGGTATAAGAAAATGTATTTTTGGGGATTATTTCTATTCACATTCGGGTCGTTGCTTTGCGGGTTGTCAACAAACGAAACTACGCTTATTATATCACGTATAATTCAGGGATTAGGCGCCGGAACAGTTCAGCCGCTTGGTATGGCAATTATTACGCGTGAATTTCCACCTCAACAACGCGGTATTGCCATTGGATTTTGGTCTATAGCTTCAGCCGCTTCCGTATCTTTCGGTCCGCTTATTGGAGGTTATTTGGTTGATAATTTTAGCTGGCAGCTTATTTTCGATGTAAATGTTCC
The genomic region above belongs to uncultured Paludibacter sp. and contains:
- a CDS encoding Secretion protein HlyD family protein; amino-acid sequence: MTKKKNFKIYLPVILIVIAVIGGSIYWYIDYKKYIKTDDAYITSDITTISPKIMGRIAKDYVEEGDSVKQGQLVAELDSADLLAQKQQVLASKLQTVSGKTQAEAKYQFDTKNIDVLRIGLERAKEDLDRAKTQFAGGVATKEQFDHFKKAYETAEAQYEASKAQLAVSKSQIESAQAAISSSDAQINLINTQLKNTRIYAPDNGVIAKRWLLPGDIANAGQSIFTLNNDSRFWVNVFLEETKMEKLHIGEKVLFTLDMYPDVTFQGNIFEIGSTTASQFSLIPPSNASGNFTKVTQRIPLKVSIDQVEKGKKLSDYHLTTGMSAVVKIVR